The following coding sequences lie in one Hyalangium ruber genomic window:
- a CDS encoding Isoquinoline 1-oxidoreductase subunit: protein MAEFSRIADPAARSVALFVEAGKVISHPRCSNCHPADGVPRQGMDQHPHVPTVSGGAEGHGTPGLPCTSCHRAANTPTVGATVRSIPGNPKWALAPAEMAWVGKSLGSICEQLKDRQRNGGKSLAELQHHMAEDALVGWGWNPGPGLEPVPGTQKAFGELIQAWIDTGAHCPAPY from the coding sequence GTGGCGGAGTTCTCCCGCATCGCCGATCCGGCTGCTCGCTCGGTTGCTCTCTTCGTCGAGGCGGGGAAGGTCATCAGCCATCCGCGGTGCAGCAATTGTCATCCCGCGGACGGAGTCCCTCGGCAGGGGATGGATCAGCACCCGCATGTCCCGACGGTGTCCGGGGGCGCAGAGGGCCACGGGACTCCGGGCCTGCCCTGTACCTCCTGTCATCGGGCGGCCAACACGCCCACGGTGGGCGCGACGGTGCGGAGCATCCCGGGCAACCCGAAGTGGGCCCTGGCGCCGGCGGAGATGGCGTGGGTGGGCAAGTCGCTGGGCTCCATCTGCGAGCAGCTCAAGGATCGCCAGCGCAACGGGGGCAAGAGCCTGGCCGAGCTTCAGCACCACATGGCCGAGGACGCCCTGGTCGGCTGGGGCTGGAACCCCGGGCCGGGCTTGGAGCCCGTGCCCGGCACGCAGAAGGCGTTCGGTGAGCTGATCCAGGCCTGGATCGACACCGGCGCCCACTGTCCGGCGCCCTATTAG
- a CDS encoding xanthine dehydrogenase family protein molybdopterin-binding subunit: MSAHLDRRTFLQGALVLAFALTGPRAFGQKQGPKRLPRDLERTRQLDAWLRVGANGIVTLKTGKVELGQGVLTALGQICADELDIELARLEIISGDTTLCPNQGTTAGSMSMPEGGTAVRHAAAEVRAILVAMASERLGVPAARLRVTDGTITAPGKGGTTTYWSLVGDRALNREATGSVAPKPASERRYVGQSVPRRDLPPKVVGESIFVQDFRPDALVHGRVVRPPSYGAKLLDVEVSAVERMPGVLKVVRDGDFLGVIATKEWLAIRAAASLARAARWQERASLPLDPYAWLMGQPSQDTTIQDTQRPAGPAPVRTLEASYRRPYQMHGAIGPSCAVATWNGESLTVQTHSQSVFDTAEAIAKMLGLSKDKVHGQHMHGSGCYGHNGADDAAADAALLARALPHRPVRVQWSREDEHTWEPYGPAMVTRVRAGIDENGDVLDWTYELWSTPHGTRPGGNPGNLLAGRSLAKPFPMPVPWGGGPPNYSADRNAIPLYAFPSQRVTTHLVTEMPLRVSSHRALGAYTNVFAIESFMDELAHAARVDPVEFRLRQLRDARAQAVIVKAAERFGWSTYRREPHRGRGIGFARYKNLASYCAICLEVLVDPKSHAIRVVRAVLAADAGEVVNPDGLINQLEGGLVQSLSWSLKEAVQYDERRILSRDWSTYPILTFSEVPPVEVELIDRPGEPFLGAGEASQGPTVAALANAVFDATGLRVRELPLTPRRLAAMRQD; this comes from the coding sequence ATGAGCGCGCACCTCGACCGCCGCACGTTCCTGCAAGGCGCGTTGGTGCTGGCCTTCGCCCTGACCGGCCCGCGCGCCTTCGGCCAGAAGCAGGGCCCGAAGAGGCTCCCCCGAGACCTGGAGAGGACGCGCCAGCTCGACGCCTGGCTGCGCGTCGGCGCGAACGGCATCGTCACGCTGAAAACCGGCAAGGTGGAGCTGGGCCAGGGTGTCCTGACGGCGCTCGGGCAGATCTGCGCGGACGAGCTGGATATCGAACTCGCCCGGCTGGAGATTATCTCCGGCGACACCACCCTGTGCCCCAACCAAGGGACGACTGCCGGCAGCATGTCCATGCCCGAGGGCGGCACAGCGGTGCGCCACGCCGCCGCCGAGGTGCGCGCCATCCTGGTGGCCATGGCCAGCGAGCGCCTGGGCGTGCCTGCGGCGCGGCTGCGCGTCACCGATGGAACGATCACGGCCCCGGGCAAGGGTGGCACCACCACCTACTGGAGCCTCGTCGGCGATCGCGCGCTGAACCGGGAGGCGACCGGCTCCGTCGCGCCCAAGCCCGCCTCCGAGCGGCGCTATGTGGGCCAATCAGTCCCGCGCCGCGATCTGCCTCCCAAGGTCGTGGGTGAGAGCATCTTCGTGCAGGACTTCCGGCCCGACGCCCTGGTGCATGGCCGGGTGGTCCGCCCTCCTTCCTATGGCGCGAAGCTCCTCGATGTAGAGGTCTCCGCCGTGGAGCGCATGCCAGGCGTCTTGAAGGTCGTGCGCGACGGAGACTTCCTGGGGGTGATCGCCACCAAGGAGTGGCTGGCGATCCGCGCCGCCGCGAGCCTGGCCCGCGCCGCCCGCTGGCAGGAGCGCGCGTCCCTGCCCCTCGATCCCTACGCCTGGCTGATGGGCCAGCCGTCCCAGGACACCACCATCCAGGACACGCAGCGCCCGGCCGGCCCTGCCCCGGTGCGCACCCTGGAGGCCAGCTACCGGCGCCCCTACCAGATGCATGGCGCGATTGGCCCCTCGTGCGCCGTGGCCACCTGGAACGGCGAGAGCTTGACCGTCCAGACCCACAGCCAGAGCGTCTTCGACACCGCCGAGGCCATCGCGAAGATGCTCGGCCTGTCGAAGGACAAGGTACACGGCCAGCACATGCACGGCTCGGGCTGCTACGGCCACAACGGCGCGGATGACGCCGCCGCCGACGCCGCGCTCCTGGCGCGTGCCCTGCCCCACCGGCCCGTGCGTGTGCAGTGGTCTCGTGAGGACGAGCACACCTGGGAGCCGTATGGCCCTGCGATGGTGACGCGGGTTCGCGCGGGCATCGACGAGAACGGGGACGTGCTCGATTGGACCTACGAACTCTGGTCCACCCCGCACGGCACACGGCCAGGCGGCAATCCTGGAAACCTGCTGGCCGGACGCTCCCTGGCCAAGCCCTTCCCCATGCCGGTCCCCTGGGGCGGCGGTCCTCCGAACTACTCGGCCGACCGCAACGCCATCCCGCTCTATGCGTTTCCCAGCCAGCGGGTGACCACCCACCTGGTGACGGAGATGCCCCTGCGGGTCTCCTCCCATCGCGCCCTGGGCGCCTACACCAATGTCTTCGCCATCGAGTCCTTCATGGACGAGCTGGCACACGCGGCGCGCGTCGATCCCGTCGAGTTCCGCCTCCGCCAGCTCCGGGACGCGCGGGCCCAGGCTGTCATCGTCAAGGCGGCGGAGCGCTTCGGCTGGTCCACCTACCGCCGCGAGCCCCACCGCGGACGGGGCATCGGCTTCGCCCGCTACAAGAACCTCGCCAGCTACTGCGCCATCTGCCTGGAGGTCCTCGTCGATCCGAAGAGCCACGCCATCCGGGTGGTCCGGGCCGTCCTGGCGGCCGATGCGGGCGAGGTGGTCAACCCGGACGGGCTCATCAACCAGCTCGAGGGCGGGCTGGTCCAGTCCCTGAGCTGGAGCCTGAAGGAGGCGGTCCAGTACGACGAGCGCCGCATCCTCTCGCGCGACTGGAGCACCTATCCGATCCTCACCTTCTCGGAGGTCCCTCCCGTCGAGGTGGAGCTCATCGATCGCCCCGGAGAGCCGTTCCTCGGAGCGGGCGAGGCCTCGCAAGGGCCCACTGTCGCGGCACTCGCCAACGCCGTCTTCGACGCCACGGGCCTGCGGGTGCGCGAGCTGCCGCTGACGCCGCGGCGCCTCGCGGCGATGCGACAGGACTAA
- a CDS encoding (2Fe-2S)-binding protein, translating into MAFTLSVNGDNHLIDAEEDTPLLYVLRDELGLNGAKYGCGVGQCGTCTVLSNGAPLRSCIVPAASLVGQQLTTLEGLVRRPEGTLSRLQRAFLTEQAGQCAYCIPGMIMTAEALLREKATPSEAEVRTALDANLCRCGSHNRIVRAVMRAAAEKPE; encoded by the coding sequence ATGGCATTCACCCTGAGCGTCAATGGCGACAACCACCTCATCGATGCGGAGGAGGACACGCCGCTCCTCTATGTGCTGCGCGATGAGCTCGGCCTGAACGGAGCGAAGTACGGCTGCGGCGTCGGACAGTGCGGTACCTGCACGGTGCTGAGCAACGGCGCCCCGCTGCGCTCCTGCATCGTCCCGGCCGCCTCACTGGTCGGGCAGCAGCTCACCACCTTGGAGGGGCTGGTGCGGAGACCGGAGGGCACGCTGTCCCGGCTCCAGCGCGCCTTCCTGACCGAGCAGGCGGGCCAGTGCGCCTACTGCATCCCGGGCATGATCATGACGGCGGAGGCGCTGCTGCGAGAGAAGGCCACTCCCTCGGAGGCGGAGGTCCGCACCGCGCTGGACGCCAACCTGTGCCGGTGTGGCTCGCACAACCGCATCGTGCGCGCCGTGATGCGCGCTGCGGCGGAGAAGCCGGAATGA
- a CDS encoding bile acid:sodium symporter family protein translates to MILRVVQRLSRDWFLVGMILAVVLAALFPDFGRSGGPMHADVVANVGIFAVFFLHGFGLSAERMKAGVTRWRLHLLVQSFTFGVFPLLWLLLDTLGGRWIPSDLSLGFLYLCAVPSTISSSVAMTGIARGNVAGAIFNASLSSLLGIVLTPLIVSVLSTTTGQSLSLVDAVLKLAVLLLLPLVLGQVMRPLVGRWFARYQRYTHAFDRLVILLLVYASFCDSVAAGSFTRYGGGVLAISLVGAALILAVVLVLTTTASRWARFEKEDEIAAVFCGSKKTLASGVPMARLLFGAHPGLGLIVLPLMFYHQLQLIVCSVLAERYASRPQ, encoded by the coding sequence ATGATCTTGCGCGTTGTCCAACGGCTCTCCCGGGACTGGTTCCTGGTGGGGATGATCCTTGCGGTGGTGCTCGCCGCGCTCTTCCCGGACTTCGGCCGTTCCGGCGGGCCCATGCACGCGGATGTGGTCGCCAACGTGGGCATCTTCGCGGTCTTCTTCCTCCATGGCTTCGGGCTGTCCGCGGAGCGCATGAAGGCTGGCGTGACGAGGTGGCGGCTGCACCTGCTCGTGCAGTCGTTCACCTTCGGCGTGTTCCCGCTGCTGTGGCTGCTGCTCGACACGCTCGGAGGCCGGTGGATCCCGAGCGATCTGTCCTTGGGGTTCCTCTATCTGTGTGCCGTCCCATCGACCATCTCCTCCTCGGTGGCGATGACGGGCATCGCCCGGGGCAACGTCGCGGGCGCCATCTTCAACGCGAGCCTGTCGAGCCTGCTGGGAATCGTCCTCACGCCGCTGATCGTCAGCGTGCTGTCCACGACCACCGGACAGTCGCTCTCGCTGGTCGATGCCGTCCTCAAGCTGGCGGTGCTGCTCCTGCTGCCCCTGGTCCTGGGGCAGGTGATGCGGCCCCTCGTCGGCCGGTGGTTCGCCCGCTACCAGCGCTACACCCACGCCTTCGATCGGCTCGTCATCCTGCTGCTGGTGTACGCCTCGTTCTGCGACTCGGTCGCCGCCGGCTCCTTCACCCGGTATGGCGGCGGAGTCCTGGCCATCTCGCTGGTGGGCGCGGCGCTCATCCTCGCGGTGGTGCTGGTGCTGACCACGACCGCGTCACGCTGGGCGAGGTTCGAGAAGGAGGACGAGATCGCCGCGGTCTTCTGTGGCTCGAAGAAGACGCTGGCCTCGGGAGTCCCCATGGCCCGGCTGCTGTTCGGCGCGCACCCTGGTCTGGGGCTCATCGTCCTGCCGCTGATGTTCTACCACCAGCTTCAGTTGATCGTCTGCTCGGTGCTGGCCGAGCGCTATGCCTCCCGCCCGCAGTGA
- a CDS encoding response regulator transcription factor, whose product MDQMTRTLVEEGTVQILLVEDDERLARLTARYLQEHGLVVTVARTGSEGLAEASRHAFDVILLDLMLPGRDGLEVCRELRTRSDVPIIMVTARGEEADRVLGLETGADDYLPKPYSSRELLARIRAQVRRARGQAGPATQPIQVGRLLLDPRSLTATLDGRVLSLTSYEFGLLRVLAERSGRVLSREQLLDLVKGSADEVFDRSIDVHIFRIRQKIEEDPRSPRLLKTVRGAGYLLARGEES is encoded by the coding sequence ATGGATCAGATGACACGCACCCTGGTCGAGGAGGGGACCGTCCAGATCCTGCTGGTGGAGGACGACGAGCGGCTGGCCCGGCTCACCGCCCGCTACCTGCAGGAGCACGGCCTCGTCGTCACCGTCGCCCGCACCGGTTCGGAGGGCCTCGCGGAGGCCAGCCGCCACGCCTTTGACGTCATCCTGTTGGACTTGATGCTCCCGGGCCGCGATGGCCTGGAGGTGTGCCGGGAGCTGCGCACCCGGAGCGATGTCCCCATCATCATGGTCACCGCCCGAGGAGAGGAGGCGGACCGGGTGCTGGGGCTGGAGACGGGGGCGGATGACTACCTGCCCAAGCCGTACTCCTCGCGCGAGCTGCTGGCGCGCATCCGCGCCCAGGTGCGCAGGGCGCGGGGCCAGGCGGGCCCTGCCACCCAACCGATTCAGGTGGGCCGGCTGCTGCTCGACCCCCGCAGCCTCACCGCCACCCTGGACGGCCGGGTGCTGTCGCTGACGAGCTATGAGTTCGGACTGCTGCGGGTGTTGGCCGAGCGCTCCGGCAGGGTGCTCAGCCGCGAGCAGCTCCTGGATCTCGTCAAGGGCAGCGCGGATGAGGTATTCGATCGCTCCATCGACGTGCATATCTTCCGAATCCGGCAGAAGATCGAAGAGGATCCGCGTAGCCCTCGGCTGCTCAAGACGGTGCGCGGCGCGGGCTACCTGTTGGCTCGCGGGGAAGAGTCTTGA
- a CDS encoding sensor histidine kinase, protein MSRKRFRLPGGLLLRIYLVGIAQFVLIVMVVISTRDLIAEPPPTRRDPEQQMAFLVSEWSLFLRQPEALQAAMERSAHHLGTQATIRTLEGQVLASSASPPLDALSTEALEQLSREHALVEGEPPRMAAAILPREGPAEAYVVFGQRLHRGPPRGPPRGPPPINFAVLITLVLGCTAITSIAFARTLAVPLQRLAEVARAFGTGKLDARVRLRRRDELGQVADAFNEMAEHITRLLRSQKELLANVSHELRTPLARIRVALDLAAEGDAELARESLADITTDLTELERLISDVLTAARLDLATDQTPGAVPPLRRERVEVQPLIDKATARFRADRPGHQLEVSVEGPLPALDADPVLLRRALDNLLDNAGKYSEPGTTVRLTARRTETGLTFEVADQGIGIDASDMPHLFTPFFRSDRSRARTTGGVGLGLALARRIVVAHGGTLVLESQSGAGTKARIDLPEYKSTTESQ, encoded by the coding sequence TTGAGCCGGAAGCGCTTTCGGCTCCCGGGCGGGCTGCTGCTCCGCATCTACCTGGTGGGTATCGCCCAGTTCGTTCTCATCGTCATGGTGGTGATCAGCACCCGAGACCTCATCGCGGAGCCTCCTCCGACGCGGCGGGATCCCGAGCAGCAGATGGCCTTCCTGGTTTCGGAGTGGTCGTTGTTCCTGCGGCAGCCCGAGGCGTTGCAGGCGGCGATGGAGCGGTCGGCGCACCACCTCGGGACTCAAGCGACGATTCGCACCCTGGAGGGCCAGGTGCTGGCCTCCAGCGCCTCGCCTCCGCTGGATGCGCTCTCCACCGAGGCGCTCGAGCAGCTCTCGCGGGAGCACGCCTTGGTTGAAGGGGAGCCTCCCCGGATGGCTGCGGCGATCCTCCCGAGGGAGGGGCCAGCGGAGGCGTACGTCGTGTTCGGGCAGCGGCTTCATCGAGGGCCGCCCCGGGGGCCTCCTCGCGGCCCGCCGCCCATCAACTTCGCGGTGCTCATCACACTGGTGCTGGGCTGCACGGCCATCACCTCCATTGCGTTCGCCCGGACGCTGGCGGTGCCCTTGCAACGGCTGGCGGAGGTAGCTCGCGCCTTCGGTACGGGGAAGTTGGATGCCCGCGTGCGCCTGCGTCGCCGTGACGAGCTGGGGCAGGTGGCCGACGCCTTCAATGAGATGGCAGAGCACATCACCCGCTTGCTCCGCTCTCAGAAGGAGCTGCTCGCCAACGTGTCGCATGAGCTACGCACGCCGCTGGCGCGCATCCGCGTGGCGCTGGACCTGGCGGCCGAGGGGGACGCGGAGCTGGCCCGGGAGTCCCTGGCGGACATCACCACGGACCTGACGGAGCTGGAGCGGCTGATCTCGGACGTGCTCACGGCGGCCCGGTTGGATCTCGCCACGGACCAGACGCCCGGCGCCGTGCCGCCGCTGCGCCGGGAGCGGGTAGAGGTGCAGCCCCTCATCGACAAGGCTACGGCACGCTTCCGGGCGGACCGTCCAGGGCATCAGTTGGAAGTGAGCGTGGAAGGGCCGCTGCCCGCGTTGGATGCGGACCCGGTGCTGCTGCGCCGCGCGCTGGACAACCTGCTGGACAACGCGGGCAAGTACTCGGAGCCCGGCACCACGGTGCGGCTGACGGCCCGGCGCACGGAGACGGGCCTCACGTTCGAGGTGGCCGATCAGGGGATCGGCATCGACGCGAGCGACATGCCCCACCTCTTCACGCCGTTCTTCCGCAGCGACCGGAGCCGGGCTCGGACCACGGGTGGAGTGGGGTTGGGGCTCGCGCTCGCCCGCCGCATCGTCGTGGCGCACGGGGGCACGCTGGTGCTGGAGAGCCAGTCGGGCGCGGGCACCAAGGCTCGCATCGACCTGCCCGAGTACAAGAGCACGACAGAATCGCAGTGA
- a CDS encoding DUF47 domain-containing protein: MLQKLMPRSDHFFDDFDAQCAVTVEGARLLHSLLSDYRDVASRVQALKELEHKGDSVTHVAFTRLHKEFITPFDRTQIHSLLSRIDDVLDFTNAAASRLHFYEIPSSLPEATELARLLVLSTEKVQEVVSKLRLIKQPEQILTGCKDIKRLETQADEALRAGMGRLFKSGADHLTVIKWKEIYDLLETATDRCLDVADVIEGVVLEHS, encoded by the coding sequence ATGCTCCAAAAGTTGATGCCCCGATCCGATCACTTCTTCGATGACTTCGACGCCCAGTGCGCGGTGACCGTCGAGGGCGCGCGGCTGCTGCACTCCCTGCTGAGCGACTACCGGGACGTGGCGTCCCGGGTGCAGGCGCTCAAGGAGCTGGAGCACAAGGGCGACTCCGTGACGCACGTCGCCTTCACCCGGCTGCACAAGGAGTTCATCACCCCATTCGATCGGACGCAGATCCACTCGCTGCTGTCACGCATCGACGACGTGCTGGACTTCACCAACGCCGCGGCGTCTCGGCTCCACTTCTACGAGATCCCCTCCAGCCTGCCGGAGGCCACGGAGCTGGCGCGCCTGCTGGTGCTGTCGACGGAGAAGGTCCAGGAGGTGGTCTCGAAGCTGCGGCTCATCAAGCAGCCAGAGCAGATCCTGACCGGGTGCAAGGACATCAAGCGTTTGGAGACGCAGGCGGACGAGGCCCTGCGCGCGGGGATGGGGCGGCTCTTCAAGAGCGGCGCCGACCACCTCACCGTCATCAAATGGAAGGAGATTTACGATCTCCTCGAAACCGCCACGGACCGCTGCCTCGACGTCGCCGACGTCATTGAAGGTGTGGTCCTGGAGCACTCCTGA
- a CDS encoding porin has protein sequence MTSLLRCPSLWGVLLATLLLTGRPARAQEPALTPSDAPAPPDTEPPASEPATPATDDAPLTLSTALGSVEVGGRMSVRETLEVPQGGAWAGELTVPAARLEFTYKWKKRLRAVVEFDAAQGELKDAFAWLKVTKGLSVRAGRFKVPLSLVELESTRSLPLVRRGLLRDVLNSALGFTGRSTGAQLEWKCAGCTQDLKLRAGVWQTRDTDKKIALDKGLGLVPALRGTWASGNWEVGASALLQPAGANSNSDHHSWMSGLDVQHTLPLSQGGLRTWAEVHAGRATFLTGTEGPLLTGRAVTAWRWGGTSAGGAYVEPFAMLSALDPDLDRSSDLLWEGALGLNAGQWDLWRVQAQFEVRKAGAEVPASLLALDEDLASRRALLVQLQVNF, from the coding sequence ATGACTTCCCTGCTCCGCTGCCCGTCCCTCTGGGGCGTGCTCCTCGCCACGCTCCTGCTCACAGGCCGTCCCGCCCGCGCACAAGAGCCGGCGCTGACGCCCTCGGATGCCCCCGCCCCTCCAGACACGGAACCCCCGGCTTCGGAACCCGCGACACCCGCCACGGACGATGCGCCGCTCACCCTCTCCACCGCGCTCGGCTCGGTGGAAGTGGGAGGACGCATGTCCGTGCGCGAGACGCTGGAGGTTCCGCAGGGCGGCGCGTGGGCCGGAGAGCTCACCGTCCCCGCCGCGCGCCTCGAGTTCACCTACAAGTGGAAGAAGCGCCTGCGCGCCGTGGTGGAGTTCGATGCGGCGCAGGGTGAGCTGAAGGATGCCTTCGCCTGGCTGAAGGTCACCAAGGGACTCTCCGTCCGGGCCGGCCGCTTCAAAGTACCCCTCTCTCTGGTGGAGCTCGAATCGACCCGGAGCCTTCCGCTCGTCCGGCGCGGCCTGCTGCGCGATGTGCTGAACAGCGCCCTGGGCTTCACCGGCCGGAGCACGGGCGCCCAGCTCGAGTGGAAGTGTGCAGGCTGCACGCAGGACCTGAAGCTGCGCGCGGGGGTGTGGCAGACGCGTGACACGGACAAGAAGATCGCGCTCGACAAGGGGCTCGGCCTCGTCCCCGCGCTCCGGGGCACGTGGGCCTCGGGCAACTGGGAGGTGGGGGCCTCTGCGCTGCTGCAGCCCGCGGGCGCCAACTCCAACAGTGACCACCACAGCTGGATGAGCGGGCTGGATGTCCAGCACACGCTCCCGCTCAGCCAAGGCGGCCTGCGCACCTGGGCGGAGGTACACGCCGGGCGCGCCACCTTCCTCACGGGAACGGAGGGGCCCCTGCTCACCGGGCGCGCGGTGACGGCGTGGCGCTGGGGCGGAACCAGCGCGGGCGGGGCATATGTCGAGCCCTTTGCGATGCTCTCGGCGCTCGATCCGGACCTCGACCGCTCCTCGGACCTGCTCTGGGAGGGCGCTCTGGGCCTCAACGCCGGGCAGTGGGACCTGTGGCGGGTGCAGGCGCAGTTCGAGGTCCGCAAGGCGGGCGCGGAGGTCCCCGCCTCACTCCTCGCCCTGGACGAGGACCTCGCCTCGCGGCGAGCCCTGCTGGTCCAGCTGCAGGTGAACTTCTGA
- a CDS encoding VTC domain-containing protein — MSALAYTGSSSMEHSSPELDHERRFQPPREAVEDFLCAVGPFTEPLVYALDHPYAFTRTTYFDTEELDLLGSRGSGLAQRLRLREYAGAAQLTDAPILTGVRYLELKISTGERRMKARCLLSAEEANALLSGDPLPESSPASALLRQSTLGPVKPWVMAWYRRTTHMAPLGLVRITLDEELTFALPPTPGGAAAPTQVLQRASVPLLEVKWLGRGPSWLEKALQPLEHSETQGSKFEQGMRALFGGTRLLPGSR; from the coding sequence ATGAGCGCCCTCGCCTACACGGGTTCTTCTTCGATGGAGCACTCCTCACCTGAATTGGATCACGAGCGTCGGTTTCAGCCCCCTCGTGAGGCGGTCGAGGACTTCCTCTGCGCCGTGGGGCCCTTCACCGAGCCCCTCGTGTACGCGCTGGACCACCCGTACGCCTTCACGCGCACGACGTACTTCGACACGGAGGAGCTGGACCTGCTGGGCTCCCGTGGAAGCGGCCTGGCCCAGCGCCTGCGGCTGCGGGAGTACGCGGGAGCAGCGCAACTCACCGATGCTCCCATCCTGACCGGCGTGCGCTACCTCGAGCTGAAGATCAGCACCGGCGAGCGCCGCATGAAGGCGCGCTGCCTGCTCTCGGCGGAAGAGGCGAACGCGCTGCTGTCGGGCGACCCGCTGCCCGAGTCGAGCCCGGCGAGCGCGCTGCTGCGGCAGTCCACCCTCGGCCCGGTGAAGCCGTGGGTGATGGCCTGGTACCGGCGCACCACCCACATGGCCCCCCTGGGCCTGGTCCGCATCACCCTGGACGAGGAGCTCACCTTCGCGCTTCCGCCCACTCCTGGAGGGGCCGCCGCGCCCACGCAAGTGCTCCAGCGCGCGTCGGTCCCCTTGCTCGAAGTGAAGTGGCTGGGTCGCGGGCCCTCGTGGCTGGAGAAGGCCCTCCAGCCCCTGGAGCACTCCGAGACCCAGGGCTCGAAGTTCGAGCAGGGAATGCGCGCCCTCTTCGGCGGCACGCGGCTCCTGCCTGGCTCCCGGTAG
- a CDS encoding aldo/keto reductase codes for MQKRKLGNSNLEVSALGLGCMGLSFGYGPAVDTQQGISLIRSAVERGVTFFDTAEVYGPFTNEALVGEALAPFRGQVVIATKFGFKLDSNGKQAGLDSRPEHIKEVAEASLKRLKVEAIDLLYQHRVDPNVPIEDVAGAVKELIHAGKVKHFGLSEAGAKTIRRAHAVQPVTAVQSEYSLWTRGPEAEVLPTLEELGIGFVPFSPLGKGFLTGKMNEHTQFDKSDFRSILPRFTPEALLANQALVDLLGKVAERKKATPAQIALAWLLAQKPWIVPIPGTTKLNRLEENIGAAKVELTPGDLNEIDSAASRITVQGARYPENLERMTGR; via the coding sequence ATGCAGAAGCGCAAACTCGGAAACAGCAATCTGGAGGTCTCGGCGCTCGGGCTCGGCTGCATGGGACTGAGCTTTGGCTACGGCCCGGCCGTGGACACGCAGCAGGGGATCTCGTTGATCCGGTCGGCCGTCGAACGCGGCGTCACGTTCTTCGACACCGCCGAGGTCTACGGCCCGTTCACGAACGAAGCGCTTGTCGGTGAAGCCCTCGCGCCCTTTCGCGGGCAAGTGGTGATCGCCACCAAGTTCGGGTTCAAACTCGATTCCAACGGGAAGCAGGCGGGCCTGGACAGTCGGCCCGAGCACATCAAGGAGGTCGCCGAGGCCTCCCTCAAGCGACTCAAGGTCGAGGCCATCGATCTGCTCTACCAGCACCGTGTGGATCCGAATGTGCCGATCGAAGACGTGGCGGGAGCGGTGAAGGAGCTGATCCATGCAGGCAAGGTCAAGCACTTCGGCCTTTCCGAGGCTGGAGCCAAGACGATTCGCCGCGCACACGCGGTCCAGCCGGTCACCGCGGTCCAGAGCGAATACTCGCTGTGGACGAGAGGCCCCGAAGCCGAAGTGCTGCCGACCCTCGAGGAGCTCGGCATCGGGTTCGTTCCCTTCAGCCCATTGGGCAAGGGCTTCCTGACGGGCAAGATGAACGAACACACCCAGTTCGACAAGAGCGACTTCCGCAGCATTCTTCCGCGCTTCACGCCGGAGGCACTCCTGGCGAATCAGGCCCTCGTCGATCTGCTCGGCAAGGTCGCGGAACGGAAGAAAGCAACCCCGGCCCAGATAGCGCTTGCGTGGCTCCTGGCGCAGAAGCCGTGGATCGTACCCATCCCGGGCACCACGAAGCTGAACCGTCTGGAGGAGAACATCGGGGCCGCCAAGGTCGAGCTGACGCCTGGCGATCTGAATGAGATCGATAGCGCTGCCTCGAGGATCACGGTGCAAGGGGCTCGCTATCCCGAGAACCTGGAGCGAATGACCGGTCGCTGA